Proteins from one Prosthecobacter sp. genomic window:
- a CDS encoding sulfite exporter TauE/SafE family protein — MMTTLEILVLSAAGCTAGAINAIAGGGTLVTFPVLLMFGTPPVLANATSTVGLVIGTAGSIVSFRGHLKAIRHWLAWFIPVGVLGAGIGSWLLTQTSDDQFSKLVPFLVLFATVLFFLQGFLRKPHATSRRNTLWFSLALQLPVAIYGAFFGAGIGILMLASFGFMGMTNIHEMNALKNLLGSLINVVAAVWFIAAGMVNWPQALALTGGALVGYYFGAHYSQRIEPRRVRHLITAIGLVISIVMFWRQFA; from the coding sequence ATGATGACCACCCTTGAAATCCTCGTCCTTAGCGCCGCAGGCTGCACCGCTGGCGCGATCAATGCCATCGCGGGTGGCGGGACGCTGGTGACGTTTCCGGTGCTGCTGATGTTTGGCACGCCACCGGTGCTGGCGAATGCAACGAGCACCGTGGGGCTCGTGATCGGCACGGCGGGGAGCATCGTGAGCTTTCGTGGTCATTTGAAGGCGATCCGTCACTGGCTGGCGTGGTTCATCCCGGTGGGTGTGCTCGGCGCAGGCATCGGGAGCTGGCTGCTGACGCAGACGAGCGATGACCAGTTCTCGAAACTGGTGCCGTTCCTCGTGCTGTTCGCCACGGTGCTGTTTTTTCTTCAGGGATTCCTGCGCAAGCCGCACGCAACATCACGGCGGAATACGCTCTGGTTCTCGCTGGCTCTGCAACTGCCGGTGGCGATCTACGGCGCATTTTTCGGCGCGGGCATCGGCATTCTGATGCTGGCGTCGTTTGGATTCATGGGCATGACGAACATTCATGAGATGAACGCGCTCAAGAACCTGCTCGGCTCGCTCATCAATGTCGTGGCAGCCGTGTGGTTCATCGCCGCAGGCATGGTGAACTGGCCGCAGGCGCTGGCACTGACTGGCGGAGCACTGGTCGGCTACTATTTCGGCGCCCACTACTCGCAGCGCATCGAGCCGAGGCGTGTGCGGCATTTGATCACAGCGATTGGGCTGGTCATCTCCATCGTGATGTTCTGGCGGCAGTTTGCATGA
- a CDS encoding serine/threonine-protein kinase, with protein sequence MNSESTPCPKCGCELPSDAPQGLCPRCLAALNFATETMPPDAAPVATQTPLTPEELAPHFPQLEILECLGRGGMGVVYKARQKSLNRLVALKLLAPERADDAKFAARFEKEAQALAALNHPHIVTIHDFGQAGGFYFLLMEFIDGVNLRQAMTAGRFTPEQALAIVPPVCEALQYAHEHGIVHRDIKPENLLMDKEGRVKIADFGIAKIVARESSRGSGDEEPREDSRTTALGTPTYAAPEQQSDPRHADHRVDIYSLGVVLYELLTGELPQTNLEPPSKRVQIDVRLDEIVLRALETKPEMRFATAAEFRTQVEAAIGTSGNSRREEAHVGTPSRFLKIGTSTLVTPEKIATASGQFSCHRTRGQLILDDHQLTHSRAGTTTVIPLTAIRDLSIGRYPRTMNPVGLDLLSVTYEEDAQCKQVLLSPMEGIFDFPSIWNARVAEWFTAIRDAVTAATGRAPGNTPAERLGVPSGSKLIYALYLLPVVIGITIVLVLAMPLIGGSTSGGGGDVLVFALGLLLLIFALPFIIGRLFRRRSSPVEPQGALRRPWRWAGVAGLSLGTALLLGAPVLNEIVDDFGLTVTARKHLVARQRAGQQAIEARRMAADKQAELNTVRTKQQAATEPEQQERIRLEAATLTKDSQRLQLRAMQADLALNHAALAKERTEQQRIALFYLIAGALLMAGVVALFHRARDGDGSAQPRRRGAAIVILGLLAVGGAAVMLAVWSYRLVGHFGGGQIMVKSAAAQLVGVEGNVVTVDLHVQVEGGIAEVRTELTGHYPPADKRRKLVDADRNTGQSSLVMPGAPAGNQPWRAFPPGLHAWRLNFVLPTPELAQQASKNLRPIGELPVIAGKTYAGTIFDLEDTGSTEQRASLKVSEVMTSAHPRWVSLYGQRSWNESHTEAVWFVSASQPGMVHLGDDEGNQRTSLQRDAKTKLHAVKARIELSKVGADRVRIVRAIGGATATSEITGDYLLLRDELLDTALNSAKTEQGARVELCRLNGRPLLLEVPVIQQTPHEQTQPAAVRNEHVTLFPFIALAVVAIIVGGLILLILSARKKGNTGCMVVLLILLVGGLLFVTAAAVYMLSYRAVAPRSAASMSSQVELSSNGSHREYPGGLVHQASNFLNVRVPEDQLAVLEVFMRQGDDSRVLVPELSAIIGAGKNAAYNGEVFWTAKRDDDNAAADQLWFWAVNASKPDGTRTVPNRDVEAHFSHHIEHDELLNWWPLETPAQTFLPPGSMREITLFRTHGSATIHPEHPKEMILRVRTMKLPPGITILPGQALSQAGTAADTLIQALPQPAASTAPQIPMAIDFNMLRVENPPGSRDICVFFERDSNHGLGIELWQDVTRAPDGKVPAADDPFWLRKHWIGLHDTRVLNWTLPDDFTPAEVSVATRQIEQELMQRPRLSLPDGAVPEIGHIKHRDGWTYTMALRILREPGVPRPPAPEGALFTCEKDIVLPDHAVMRVQLQKSAKDGRRIADGEPLTFQTANTAKGFVLRWHAYKPTLPNGGPNYLLDFVDPNTGAIFHRIEGGFPPGTDLSSPDVVPLPDTRKNIQFTDPGITTHLRLLRASMRAAPGAVVSAWWDVYLEVAYLSPKDKPVPQFQLPEL encoded by the coding sequence ATGAATTCCGAATCCACCCCATGCCCCAAATGCGGCTGCGAGCTGCCGAGTGATGCGCCGCAAGGTTTGTGCCCGCGTTGTCTCGCCGCGTTGAACTTCGCGACCGAAACGATGCCGCCGGATGCCGCGCCGGTCGCTACACAAACGCCGTTAACGCCGGAGGAACTAGCTCCGCACTTCCCGCAGCTCGAAATTCTGGAGTGCCTTGGTCGTGGCGGCATGGGCGTGGTCTATAAAGCACGGCAGAAGTCCCTGAACCGTCTTGTGGCGTTGAAGCTGCTCGCGCCGGAGCGTGCGGACGATGCGAAATTCGCCGCGCGCTTTGAAAAGGAGGCGCAGGCGCTCGCGGCGCTGAATCATCCCCACATCGTCACGATTCACGACTTCGGCCAGGCAGGCGGCTTCTATTTCCTGCTGATGGAATTCATCGACGGTGTGAATCTGCGCCAGGCGATGACGGCGGGACGTTTCACGCCGGAGCAGGCGCTGGCCATCGTGCCGCCAGTCTGCGAGGCGCTGCAATACGCGCACGAGCACGGCATCGTGCATCGTGACATCAAGCCGGAGAATCTGCTGATGGACAAGGAGGGACGCGTGAAGATCGCGGACTTTGGCATCGCGAAGATCGTAGCCCGCGAGTCCTCTCGCGGATCAGGGGACGAAGAGCCGCGAGAAGACTCGCGGACTACGGCTCTCGGCACACCGACGTATGCCGCGCCGGAGCAGCAGAGCGATCCGCGCCACGCGGATCATCGCGTGGACATATATTCACTCGGCGTGGTGCTGTATGAACTGCTGACTGGCGAACTGCCGCAGACGAATCTCGAACCGCCGTCGAAGCGTGTGCAGATCGACGTGCGGCTCGATGAGATCGTGCTGCGCGCGCTGGAAACGAAGCCGGAGATGCGTTTTGCGACAGCGGCGGAGTTTCGCACACAGGTGGAGGCGGCGATTGGAACTTCCGGCAACAGCCGACGTGAGGAGGCTCACGTTGGAACCCCGTCGCGCTTCCTCAAAATCGGCACCAGCACCCTCGTCACCCCGGAGAAGATCGCCACCGCAAGCGGACAGTTCTCGTGCCACCGCACGCGCGGGCAGCTCATCCTCGACGACCACCAGCTCACGCACTCGCGCGCCGGGACGACCACCGTCATCCCGCTCACCGCCATCCGTGACCTGAGCATCGGCCGGTATCCGCGCACGATGAATCCGGTGGGCCTCGACCTCCTCAGCGTGACTTACGAGGAGGACGCTCAGTGCAAACAAGTCCTGCTGTCGCCGATGGAAGGCATCTTCGACTTCCCCTCCATCTGGAACGCGCGCGTCGCCGAGTGGTTCACCGCGATCCGCGATGCCGTCACCGCCGCCACGGGCCGTGCGCCGGGGAACACGCCCGCCGAACGACTCGGCGTGCCCTCTGGTTCCAAGTTGATTTACGCCTTGTATCTGCTCCCGGTGGTCATCGGCATCACAATTGTACTGGTGTTGGCAATGCCTCTGATCGGCGGGAGCACCAGCGGCGGGGGCGGAGACGTGCTCGTGTTTGCCCTCGGCCTGCTGCTGCTGATTTTCGCGTTGCCTTTCATCATCGGCCGGCTGTTCCGTCGCCGGAGCAGCCCGGTTGAGCCGCAGGGTGCCCTGCGCCGCCCGTGGCGGTGGGCGGGTGTGGCTGGACTCAGCCTCGGCACCGCCCTGCTGCTGGGCGCGCCGGTGTTGAACGAGATCGTGGATGATTTTGGCCTCACGGTGACGGCGAGAAAGCACCTTGTCGCCCGCCAGCGTGCCGGGCAGCAGGCCATCGAAGCGAGGAGGATGGCAGCAGACAAACAGGCGGAATTGAACACCGTTCGTACCAAGCAACAAGCCGCCACTGAGCCGGAGCAGCAGGAACGGATTCGTCTTGAAGCTGCGACACTGACGAAAGACTCGCAGCGTCTTCAACTGCGGGCGATGCAGGCGGATTTGGCGCTGAATCACGCCGCGCTCGCCAAAGAACGCACGGAGCAGCAGCGCATAGCCCTCTTCTATCTGATCGCCGGTGCGCTGCTGATGGCTGGAGTGGTGGCGCTCTTTCACCGTGCCCGTGACGGCGATGGCTCTGCGCAGCCTCGGCGGCGTGGCGCAGCCATCGTGATTCTTGGACTCCTGGCTGTCGGGGGAGCAGCGGTGATGCTGGCGGTCTGGAGCTATCGTCTGGTTGGCCATTTCGGTGGCGGGCAGATCATGGTGAAGAGCGCGGCGGCGCAACTGGTCGGCGTGGAGGGGAACGTAGTGACGGTGGATCTGCACGTTCAGGTGGAAGGCGGCATCGCTGAAGTGCGGACCGAACTCACAGGCCATTACCCGCCGGCTGACAAGCGGCGCAAGCTGGTCGATGCGGACCGCAACACGGGACAAAGCTCGCTCGTGATGCCAGGCGCTCCCGCAGGCAACCAGCCGTGGCGCGCTTTCCCGCCCGGGCTGCACGCGTGGCGGCTGAATTTTGTGCTGCCCACACCCGAGCTCGCCCAGCAGGCCTCGAAGAACTTGCGCCCGATTGGCGAGCTGCCCGTCATCGCTGGAAAAACCTACGCTGGCACCATCTTTGACCTGGAAGACACGGGCAGCACGGAGCAGCGAGCTTCCCTCAAGGTCTCCGAGGTCATGACCTCGGCCCATCCGCGCTGGGTGAGCCTCTACGGACAGCGCTCTTGGAACGAATCGCACACGGAGGCCGTCTGGTTCGTCAGCGCCAGCCAGCCGGGCATGGTGCATCTGGGCGACGACGAGGGAAATCAACGCACGTCACTCCAACGCGATGCCAAAACGAAACTGCATGCGGTCAAAGCGCGAATCGAACTCTCCAAGGTCGGCGCTGACCGTGTGCGCATCGTCCGCGCCATCGGCGGCGCAACGGCGACGAGCGAAATCACAGGCGACTATCTGCTGCTGCGTGATGAACTGCTCGACACCGCCCTCAACTCCGCTAAAACCGAGCAGGGCGCGCGCGTGGAGCTGTGCCGTCTGAACGGCAGGCCGTTGCTGTTGGAAGTGCCGGTGATTCAGCAGACGCCCCATGAGCAGACACAGCCAGCCGCCGTCAGGAATGAGCATGTGACGCTTTTCCCCTTCATCGCGCTGGCCGTTGTGGCGATCATCGTCGGGGGTCTGATATTGCTCATTCTCTCGGCTCGCAAGAAAGGGAACACGGGCTGCATGGTGGTTTTGCTCATCCTTCTGGTCGGCGGTCTCCTGTTCGTCACTGCCGCCGCTGTTTACATGCTCAGCTATCGCGCGGTTGCACCTCGGTCCGCTGCGAGCATGTCCAGTCAGGTGGAATTGAGTTCGAACGGCAGCCATCGCGAATACCCAGGCGGCCTGGTGCATCAGGCATCCAATTTTCTGAACGTCCGCGTGCCTGAGGACCAGCTCGCCGTGCTGGAGGTCTTCATGCGTCAGGGCGACGACAGCCGCGTGCTGGTGCCGGAGCTTTCCGCCATCATCGGCGCAGGAAAAAACGCCGCCTACAACGGCGAGGTGTTCTGGACGGCCAAACGTGATGATGATAATGCAGCGGCCGACCAGCTCTGGTTCTGGGCCGTCAACGCATCCAAACCGGACGGCACCCGCACCGTGCCAAACCGCGACGTGGAGGCGCACTTTAGCCACCACATCGAGCATGATGAGCTGCTGAACTGGTGGCCGCTCGAAACACCCGCGCAAACCTTCCTTCCCCCGGGTTCCATGCGTGAAATCACCCTCTTCCGCACCCATGGCAGTGCCACCATCCACCCGGAGCATCCGAAGGAGATGATTCTACGTGTGCGCACGATGAAACTGCCCCCAGGCATCACCATCCTGCCCGGACAAGCTCTGTCTCAGGCAGGAACCGCCGCAGACACGCTGATCCAGGCGCTGCCGCAACCCGCGGCGTCCACAGCGCCGCAGATCCCGATGGCGATCGACTTCAACATGCTACGCGTCGAAAACCCGCCTGGCAGCCGCGACATCTGCGTCTTCTTTGAGCGCGACTCGAACCATGGCCTCGGCATCGAGCTCTGGCAGGATGTGACACGCGCTCCCGATGGCAAAGTGCCTGCCGCTGATGATCCCTTCTGGCTGCGCAAGCACTGGATCGGCCTGCATGACACGCGTGTGCTGAACTGGACGCTGCCGGATGATTTCACACCGGCGGAAGTGAGTGTAGCCACCCGGCAAATCGAACAGGAACTGATGCAAAGGCCTCGGTTGTCGCTGCCCGACGGCGCTGTCCCGGAGATCGGCCACATAAAGCACCGCGACGGCTGGACGTACACCATGGCATTGCGGATTCTGCGCGAACCGGGAGTGCCGCGTCCGCCAGCGCCGGAGGGCGCGCTGTTCACCTGCGAGAAGGACATCGTGCTGCCCGACCACGCCGTCATGCGCGTGCAGTTGCAGAAATCAGCCAAAGACGGCAGGAGAATCGCGGACGGCGAACCGCTGACCTTCCAAACAGCCAACACCGCCAAAGGCTTCGTCCTGCGCTGGCACGCGTACAAGCCAACTCTGCCGAACGGCGGCCCGAACTACCTGCTCGACTTCGTCGATCCTAACACGGGTGCCATTTTCCACCGGATTGAAGGCGGCTTTCCTCCTGGCACCGATTTGAGTTCGCCAGACGTCGTCCCACTCCCTGATACGCGGAAGAATATCCAGTTCACGGATCCTGGCATCACCACCCACCTCCGACTTCTGCGCGCCAGCATGCGGGCCGCCCCGGGTGCTGTGGTCTCTGCGTGGTGGGATGTGTATCTCGAGGTGGCGTATCTCAGCCCGAAAGACAAACCTGTGCCTCAGTTCCAATTGCCAGAGCTTTGA
- a CDS encoding sigma-70 family RNA polymerase sigma factor has translation MSRNDSSAAPAPLFATTRWSIVLAAKHENAPESKQAMETLCRAYWYPLYAYVRRDGHAPHDAQDLTQEFFARLLEKDWLQAAGPEHGRFRTFLLVAMKRFLINEWHKNASLKRGGHITHVPLDAEDAERRFANEPELAPDAMFERRWAMTLLEQTLATLEAEFTSAGKADDFQAMKHCLTLDRGSISYAELAAKTNSSEGAARVAVHRLRKRFRELFRANIAATLAEGEDVETEMRHIVTVLGGD, from the coding sequence ATGTCTCGAAACGACTCCTCCGCAGCGCCAGCACCGCTTTTCGCGACCACGCGGTGGTCCATCGTACTGGCGGCGAAGCACGAGAATGCACCGGAATCGAAACAGGCGATGGAAACGCTGTGCCGGGCCTACTGGTATCCGCTCTACGCGTATGTGCGGCGTGACGGGCATGCGCCGCATGACGCGCAGGATCTGACGCAGGAGTTTTTTGCGCGATTGCTGGAAAAGGACTGGCTCCAGGCGGCAGGGCCAGAGCACGGCCGCTTCCGCACCTTCCTGCTCGTGGCGATGAAGCGCTTCCTGATTAACGAGTGGCACAAGAATGCCTCGCTGAAACGCGGCGGGCACATCACGCATGTGCCGCTCGACGCAGAAGATGCGGAACGCCGGTTTGCCAACGAACCTGAACTCGCGCCGGATGCGATGTTTGAGCGAAGATGGGCCATGACGCTGCTGGAGCAGACGTTGGCGACTTTGGAGGCCGAGTTCACCTCCGCAGGCAAAGCGGATGATTTTCAGGCCATGAAACACTGCCTCACACTGGATCGCGGCAGCATCTCGTATGCGGAACTGGCGGCAAAAACGAACTCCAGTGAAGGCGCTGCACGCGTGGCGGTGCATCGGCTGCGAAAGCGCTTCCGCGAGCTGTTTCGCGCAAACATCGCCGCGACGCTGGCGGAAGGTGAGGACGTGGAAACGGAAATGCGGCACATCGTGACGGTGCTGGGCGGAGATTGA